The genomic window ACTGCGCTGCCATTAAAACCCCCCTTGCTTGTTACCACGGCGACCTTGAGCATGCACACGCCTTATGTTGCCTCCTCGCCGTAGTGGCAGCTTACATGGATACGTTGTTTAGGTTGGTTAGCCTCCAAGCCTCTGAGCAGCAGCAGTCGGCTTCATACAACTCGAGGAGCACCACGTCGAGCGGCTCGAGGTCGTCGTCGCACCAGACCAACGCCTCCTACAACTACTACTACCACAgcaacagcggcggcggcggcggcgggccgtaCTACTACGGccagcaccaccaccagcagtACTACCTGGAGCCGTACCAAGAAGAATGCGGCAACGCCCACCACCTTTACATGGATGATGACTTCTCTTCCTCGTCTTCGTCGAGGCAGCACTTCCAGTCGCACGGCGCGACGGTGCAGCCCCCGACGTCGTCCACGCCCACGCCCACGGCCCCGACACCCCCGCTGTCCACATCGTCCACGGCCGCGGGGGCGGCTCACGCGCTGTTCGAGGCGGCCGACCTGTCGTTCCCGCCGGACCTCAGCCTCGACTTCTCGTCCCCGGCGTCGTCGGCGGCGGTGGGGGGAGGAGGCGGGGGGAGATGGGCGAGTCAGCTGCTGCTGGAGTGCGCGCGAGCGGTGGCCGCGCGCGACAGCCAGCGCGTGCAGCAGCTGATGTGGATGCTCAACGAGCTGGCGTCGCCGTATGGCGACGTGGAGCAGAAGCTGGCGTCCTACTTCCTGCAGGGGCTCTTCGCGCGGCTCACGGCGTCCGGGCCGCGGACGCTGCGCACGCTCGCGGCGGCGTCCGACCGGAACACGTCGTTCGACTCGACGCGGCGCACGGCGCTGCGGTTCCAGGAGCTTAGCCCGTGGTCGTCATTCGGGCACGTGGCCGCCAACGGGGCCATCCTGGAGTCATTCCTGGAGGCCGCCGCGGCGTCGTCGGAGACGCAGAGGTTCCAAATCCTCGATCTGAGCAACACGTTCTGCACGCAGTGGCCCACGCTGCTCGAGGCGCTGGCGACGCGGTCCGCCGACGACACGCCACACCTGTCGATCACCACCGTGGTTTCCGCCGCGCCGTCCACGCCGACAGCCGCCGTGGAGCGCGTGATGCGGGAGATCGGGCAGAGGATGGAGAAGTTCGCGCGGCTGATGGGCGTGCCCTTCAGCTTCCGCGCCGTGCACCACGCCGGGGACCTCGCGGAGCTCGACCTCGACGCGCTGGACCTGCGCGACGGCGGCTCCACCACCGCTCTCGCCGTCAACTGTGTCAACTCGCTGCGAGGCGTTGTTCCGGGCGGTGCTCACCGGAGAGACGCGTTCGCAGCGTCCCTCCGCCGTCTCGACCCGCGGGTCGTCACCGtcgtcgaggaggaggccgatCTCGTGGCTTCCAACCTTGACGCATCCGAGGAAGGCGGCGACACGGAGGCAGCATTCTTGAAGGTGTTCGGAGAGGGCTTGCGGTTCTTCTCGGCCTACATGGATTCCCTTGAAGAGAGCTTCCCGAAGACTAGCAACGAAAGGCTGGCATTGGAGAGGAGAGCGGGACGTGCCATTGTCGACTTGGTCTCCTGCCCGGCGTCGGAGTCCATAGAGCGACGGGAGACGGCGGCGTCATGGGCGCGCCGCATGCAGTCGGCCGGGTTCTCTCCGGTGGCATTCAGCGAGGACGTTGCCGACGACGTGCGGTCGCTGCTGCGCCGGTACCGAGAGGGCTGGTCGATGCGCGAGACAGGCTTAGACGACTCGACGGCCGGAGCAGGCGTCTTCCTCGCGTGGAAGGAGCAGCCTCTCGTGTGGGCAAGCGCGTGGAGGCCATGAAAGAGATCGATCGAGCTCATCGACGCAAATGCAAGCTCGGTGAGTACGTGAAACAGCAGGAGCCAAGGAGAAGAAAGGCGGAAGATCGCCATGCCCAGCCACGTTGATGCATCCATGCATCAGATCGCACGCACGTGTGCATGTGTATGGCTAGTTCTCTCCTCTTCTTGCTCCTCTTGAAATTTGAATGGCTCGCGCATGTAGGGTTTTGAAGAAGCGTAAGCGTAGGGAGCTAAAGAATTGCTAAACGTAAGAACGTACTTACACATTGGTTGCAGCGATGTGATCGAGGAGGAGTGATCATAGTTTTAGGTTTTTAGACTTGCATCTATTTCAATTAATCATCGATCGTCACAAGTTCTTGGCGTGATGATTTTGATTTGCTTCCTTCCTTTTTCATCCCTCTGTGTTTCTTCTTGTAAGGTTAACAAATTTCTTCCTTTTGGAGGGATTTACGTGCATGGTTTTGTCATACAGGCCTCGTATAGCTAGCTCTAGCTTCGTGCAAAGATTGATGCTTGCATGATTGTTGAGATGTTGCTTCTTGTCTTCTTCATGGGAGGATATGTTTGGACAGATAGACACTTGCACCCCCGACTATTTTGGATTAATTATTTTTCCCCACCCTACCGATTGAGTGGTTAACAATTTGCCACCCTGGTCCACTGTTAATGACCTAGATGGGCCCATAAGACCATGAGCTAGCtatagagtaatattttttCCTAGTGTATGGTagtttacacccatttattttcCCCATTATATTTTTTGTTAGTCGAGTTCCCTTTTCCCTTTGACAAAATCAAATGCCAAGGCCGTTTTAGTCTGGTCAGAGAAGTTTATGTCAACATTTTATCTGACCCACAAGAGCATGATTAGGTCGACACTTACAAAATTTGCAGGCACAGGCGAAACTACGATAGCCTATATATCCGAGTGCATTGGCATTAGGGAAAAAATAAAACTAAGTTATTGGCAATTCAGTTTTACCTCTTTTGCACTACCTAATCTCAAACATGTGTATCATCTAGGTCTAGATATGTTGAAGTGTGCACTCTGTCTTTAGAGCTCTAGCTTTGCCCCCGTCTGCAGGAGATCCGGTTTAGAGTAAAATACGGGCTATTATAAATGAAATTCTAGCCAAATACCCCTCATCCAAACAGGCCTGAGCGTCTTGTATACTATTTAGTTTTAGTCCTCGGAGAAAATAGACCAGTATGATTTTAAAGTTAGCGTGACAAATAGCCCTTATGTTGCTTCAGCAGATGATCTAGTAGGGTAccatttattttttagaatatCTAGCATACAAATGGAGCAGCTAATAATTTGGTATTCATATCATTCGGTAGTCCAAGAAGCCGGACCAATTTTTTTGTTGTGTCCATTGCAAGCTAGGACCTTTTGAAATCTGTTGGAAACGATCGGCCTGTCGTTGACAGATTAGTCTCTTCCCATTACTTAGTGCTTTAATAACTTAACTTTGATGCTCTGTATAAGACATCTATGGAATTGTTAGGAGCTTGCAACATAGTGGGGAGTGACAACAATAtaatcaatatatatacataatggCGTTATCAAGCTCATAACAGGCTGAACAGGATAAAAAATGAGAAGCATGGAGGATGCCAATCCGCTAGAGGATTAGGTGATGAGGGTGATATCATGAGCTCAGAGTCATTTCTAGAAAGGAAAAAACATGCTTTGTACGTACCTTTTCCGCTGTCGTTTTCATGCGAAACAACTGTGTCCCATTACCACCGCATTTCAATCTTGACATGCACATCTCCTTGCCGTTCACGTTTTTGCTGATTTCATGTGTCGTGGTCTGTTTCACGAACGATCGAGTTACGTGCCGGTTGAACCTAGCTAGCATGCAACATGCGGTAAAAACAGATTAACAATTAATCAACCAGGCCACACTGCGAAAACATCCCTAAAAAAACTGGAAAAACATACAGATACGTTATGGCGTCCAAAGCAACAAGCCAGTTTGCAAATTTGTCGACCCGATCCGGGGTACGGTCCACTACGCCTGCGAGCAACTAGCAACTGGCTGATCTCGGTGAGATTTCATGTGCAGCTAGCGTATACGACTGCCGCCGATCGCGCGCGGCAGCGAACGCCGGCCAGGGCACGGAAACGGGCCGGCCGGCAGCGCGCGCGAGGCCCGTGCGAGGCATGGAAAAATGTCGGGGAACGGCGGCCGGGTCATTATCGCGTGCGCGGGCGGGCGAAATGGTGGCTAGCTATCTCATGTCCGGGCGGGGGACGGGGAGCGGACGCGCGGAGGGGGCAAGCGAATCTGGCGACGGGGGGTGGCGGAATCTAACAAAAGATGGTGGGCTTGGACCCGATCGACTGGCCGTGGCCGGCCGGCCAGCTAGTGGACTGCGCCTACGCGCGTACGGGCCCCCCACGATCTGCGCCCTTTTTCTCCCGCGAAATCATTACGCCCACACCCGTTCACCCGACCCGATCCGCGCATTCGTGTCGCTCCATCCTCCTCCCATGATCCCATATGCCCATCGTCCGACGCTGACGCTGTCGATGTCGCTACCCCGCGCGAGGCCtgcatgccccccccccccggtcccCTCCCCACGGCCTCCGTTCGCCGGAAGCACGTGCGTTCCGCAGCTGCACGTGTAGTCTATGTATGTATCCTGGCAGGGACGGAGGTAGGGGCCATGGTACCCCATGCTTCATGTATTACCTTGTAAATATATTTGCTAATTAGATAAAGTTAGTATAgaagttttatttggttcttttcaACATAAATGTATTAGCACTTGGCCCCGTTCATTTTAATATCCTAGCTCCATGCCTGTatcctcgtaaccaggtggaGTACATACTCCCGACTTAATCAATACTTGATCTCGTtataactaaaatatatattactTTATGAGATGTGTATATTGATACatatactactttttaaaatatatatattctttttaaACGCCATTTGAGAGGAAGTGTGTACAcccgtgtgtatatatacatatcggTATGATTTGAGGGATGTTTGTCGCTGCCTACAATTTCACATGGAAAAGTTACAGTCATGTAGTACGTAGCAGCAATTGGCGTTTGTGTAGAACGGCGGATTAGTTAACCGTCCGGGGTTTTTGCTAGGTATGTTCAAGGTTGTTTTTAGCTCAGCTGATGGGGACCCTGATATATAGTCACAGATATGGGCAGATTGCTATCAACTTGACATAACAGAAAGTTTTAGCTTTCCTGAATGTGGGTCAAAAACTGGGCCACAAGCTGAGCGAACTTTCAATCCAATCCTGCACGATTCATGATACCGGCGGTCCCGTTGCAGCCTTTGTCAATTGTAATAGTTGGGCGTGCATGCCTTTGGTTTTTATCCCAGAAGAAAAATGCTAGGGCGCGCACTTTGCCTTTGCGGAAGCCAGTCAAGTGGAGACCTCTCTTCTTTTAGGACAAACACTCGTCCTCATACCTACTGTACATGAAAATACTTTTAAATATATGACTGAGTTATACATGGAATTTGTTGGGCCCGTTTCTTTGTTTCAACCTGACAAAGTGCAACTGATAGAAAAGCACCTTGCAGCCCAGCTCCTTGATTACATAAACAATAACAAGAGGAGTTGAAGATCACGAGCGAGTTTATTCTATGAAGATCAGACACTATTTGGACGATCGCAAGCGAGTTTATTCTACTAGCTAGAGATGAATACATAGCGTCAAATATATGCTCGTCACATCAATTGAGATAAGATAATCCTGTGTCCAATCATTGAAGCTTATTTGTCTGTTTACACACTGCTGAATTGTCACAGTAGGTGCGTCCTATTTAGAGGGCTTTGATGATCAGCagggcatgcatgcattgttGATGGCTGCCCTTTATTCAAACGAGTGCAGCAAGCACAAATAGAGATCGAGCCTCCTATACCGAGAACTTTGATCTGAACATCTCTGCGCTGCAGGGCATTGTGTGGTTTGGTGGCTGTTGTAGCTCTTTTGAGCACGCACAAGTAGAGATGGCTAGCTCCACAAACCAAGAGCGGTTTTTCCTATCTAAAGTGCTGAACCAGGATTAAAATCTCCATCAACTTCACCTGAAGTTGTCAGAGATTTATGATACTTATCACTATTAGTATCCATTTGCACTTTGCGCAAGCAATAAGAGAGGGAAAGTAAAGGTTTGTACTACGAGAGCTTGATCCCTTGGTGTTGCGTCGAGGTGGACTGGCTGCTGGGGCCTAGGCAATGCCTTTGGACCAAAAAGGGCAGGCAAGCAACAAATAGTGGGAGCtcctttttagggggggaggtgtGGGCATGGAGAGAGACACGACCCCTCTTTCTGTGCCTACAGGGCCCTTTGCACTGGCCTTCTTTTAGGGCATGGGGTGAATACAGTACTAGTTTTCTCTGAACTTCCTTGCGTGCATGTGTGATTGATCGATGCAGAACTATATATTCTGCTATTCTGATCGATTCTACCACGAACTGGCGTGCAGGTTATATATGTATAGTCTTCCTCAGTTTGGCAACTAGGTTAATCTTATGAGAAGATAAGGTAGTTGAAGCCTTGAAGGTAGTGCGTGTCCATGGAGCGCGTGAGGATGATAATCATTATTCGTGCTCTGCATGCATGCTCCGTAGGTTGCTCAGAACCATGCGTTGCTGCATGCAGCACTCTCTTTGGGAGTAACGTTCTCTAGCTAGTCACAAGCATCGAGCACGTACCCATAATTCTACAGTTGCAACGTCCAAGTGACGAGGTCGTGTATGCTTTGTGTTTCTTAAGCTTGCCATCCTCTGCAGTCTCCTATGATCATGGGGACGCGCGCGACAGACATCAAGTGAGTTCAGATATTATATCGTTTTGTTCCTACGATATATATAATTGTGCCCATGAATCATTAACAATGCGGAAAAAAGCACTTGTTTAGGCACGGCGTGGCCAAGCGGCGCCCAGGAAGTGATCGCCTTCAAAAGCTGGGTATggtgctgcatgcatgcatgcgatgCGAGCCCTTTTTGTCAGCCCACTGGCCTCAGAAAGACCGACATCCACGCAGGCACGAAAATACATGCAACGCACGACATTGGCAGCGTGTCCCCAGCACTGCTGCTGCGCTGCCCATCACGGTCGCCATGACCATTGGGGGCTACCGGGCTAGCTTCTGCTTTCCTAGGAAAAAAAATGCCAGTACCAAACACGTTCATCTCTTTCAAGTACGCAGCATGCCGTGTGAGAGACTTGTTGGTCGTCCGTTCGCCGTCACTGCTCAATCCATTGTGGCAATGGGAAAAAGGGAAGGAGATCACATCCACGTACcgattggaggaggaggaggtacaGGACCTGTGGTGGAATATCTGCATGTTGAGCAGGAAAGCGACCGAGCATGAGGAGAGGGCGCTGTGCAAAAGAGGCGCATACGCATTGCCACACGCGGCCCCCCCGCCCGGGGGTGCAGAATGATTCCATGCAAAAGCAGCTAACTACTTGCGCCATTGACATGTCCTGCTCTTTCCCCTTTCAAATTCGAATTGAGAATTTTAACCGTTAAGCACGCAAAAGACGTCACCTCTGAAGTTGATATCTCAGGGTTTCTAGTGTACCCCGGTTCCTGCTGTGCACATGCATGGATGCAGGCCGCTCCGGTTTGGAACTTCAGATCAAGAGGGTGTTTGGATAAAGGGGTTGCTCTAGACGCTTTTTTTGTGAACTTGGTTCAACTTGGACAAAAATATGGATTTAAATCCCGATTTTCTAATTAACACAAGCCTGAAATTTGAATCACAATGAACAAGAAAAGGATAGGcctagataattttttttaacaatgttCTATCCTTACAACCACCATTCCTCCGACCCAGGACAGTTGTGGCACCACGCTCCAGCAACCTTGGCCCTTGGGTCGAAAGGGGTTGGTGGAGGGCGATGATAGGGACAGCTAGAGGGAGTGGCATTAGTAGGCAGCCAAAGGCAGTAATGGTTCATTAGGCAGGATGAACTAGCAGAGTCAGTGTCATTCGTGGCTAAAGGTGTATCAAGCTCATAAAtgtaattttgataattaataataatagcTATAGATTAATAATTATGTtaagaattattagtaggttattttcataggtgatgcatggaggattgagtatgtattcattgagaaatgtcatgtgatcaagatgaatgagctctaagtaatgctcgggtaagttatgataatacctatggattaacaattatgttgagaattatttgtAGGATATTTTATAGAAGATGTATAAGTGATAAAGTATGGATTGtttgagaaataccatgagatcaaaagatacGCATCGAGGTtattgagctctaagtgatacTCATGTGAAGAGGAAGAAGCTAGAGAGGAAGAGACCTTAGAGTTTAAGAATGATTTTAAGAATATTGATAATAAATATGAAGATCAAAGTTACTTGTAGAGATTAAGTAACTGAAAGTATGaaattgtcaattgagttttatggactaacatatGTGTTATTTGCTTGAGAGTAAGTTAGGGTTTGGTTCAATATGAAAGTAAacattgaattgagatattcaatgtgGCGAGTTGGAAGAACAAGATTGAGACAAGCTTAATGAACAACTTGTGTacttgatgcttgcggttcataccttggtggtgaaccagatgaagatgatgtgaaaagacaaatcttccatgcttggtgTATGAAAGCAATCAAATGAACTTCATCGAGCTTAATCAAGAGAGGTTCGAGATGGGAAGCGAggatgaacatcatcatcaaactcaagtgaagagttgatgacaagcaTAGAAGAAGCATCGAAACTCagatgatgtgttcatcaagtcaggcgggatggctagctcaaggtaaAAGTATAAAATATAGGGTATTTTCTTGCcggtcaatggtgattagagaagaaaaatgatcgGATTGATAGAATAAATaacgtactattaagaggggtcttgacgattgcttgagttttactAGGCgttgataagctcaatcttgcatgtgcatattctctttggtaggatgctatagtttgcaaataggttttgcaaatagcttaagtttatgttcctactccGTATGACATGCCACAAGTTTGCAAAGGTGTTTTGCAAGTTGTCATAGTGAGTGCTTTAACCCTTGGTCGTATGGAACCTTTAtgttgcaaatttgttttgcaaaaggtTAAGGTTCATGCAACTTTCATTGTGGTGAatctttggactatgttttaggtttgatccaatgtgtttgagattaagcaatcagttgggatgtgtagccatCTGAATAacctttccatagagtccaaaatcaccTATATTAGAgaccaggttcaaaagttattgTCGTTTCTCTGAGTGCCAGCAGTATTATTCTGAGAGTGGCGGTCCGACTGCCAAGAATTCTGGTCAGACCTCTAGGGTGGCGGTCTGACTCTTGGAACTAACAAAGAACTCTCATCTCTCTGGATAGGGTGACGATCCGATCGCCAAAGAGGCCGATCTGACCATCGGAGCTTGCAGAGAACCTCTATTTTCTTAGAGAGGATGGTGGTTCGATCGCCAAGGGTCAGTCTGACAGCTGGAAAGGTGAAAAtgttgtaacagctagttttagAGTCGTTGGTTCAGTGACGATCTAACCGCCAGGTGAATTGCGATATGACTGTCAGATGCGTAGAGAAGTCAGAATTTAGGTAACGGCTACATTTCGGGTTGTGGTCTATAAATACCCGATGGTGAGCCTCTTctcgtggtgagaattgcatatttgatagaggagcggttaaaggcttgaacccacctcaacgtggattaggggagACCAGCAAGTCTCTGAGACCACGGTAAAAAATCCAGTGTCTCTTTTGTGGCTTGCCTACTTAAGCttatttactttgagcaatttGCATTCCTAGAATTATAATTGAttacatgtcaccctaggttgtAAACCCTGACATAGATATAGAAACAATCAATTTCATTGAGACATAGATTTTAAGGattttatatgtgttgtaaccaattattttttattccgCATCTTTATCGGTTATATCTTGCTAGAATTTTTAGAATCGTCTATTCACCCTCCTTTAGTTGgcctccttgatcctacaagtggtatcaaggTCTGATCTCTCCTTTTAGTGGACTTAGCCGTCCCGAGAGAAAAAGGATGACGACTAGTTGTCTAGAACGCCCCGGTGAGATACCTTTATTTGATGGCATAAATTATGCTCATTGGAGAACAAGCATAATTTCTTATTTTAAATCTATGAGTTCAAAAATATTGTGGATTGTAGATGTGGGCTTTTCTCATGCTTTGGATGACCATACTCCAACAAAATGGTAAGAGAAATACCTACATCTTGATGCTATAGCTACTAATGCTTTTTTAGTGCTTTGAGTGTAGATGTGTTCTATGAGATATGCAATTTAAAGAGTTCTCATGACATGTAGACcaaattgcaagaaaaatatgatgaatCCAACATGATAAATGATGATTGCAT from Phragmites australis chromosome 14, lpPhrAust1.1, whole genome shotgun sequence includes these protein-coding regions:
- the LOC133891701 gene encoding protein SHORT-ROOT 1-like, which codes for MDTLFRLVSLQASEQQQSASYNSRSTTSSGSRSSSHQTNASYNYYYHSNSGGGGGGPYYYGQHHHQQYYLEPYQEECGNAHHLYMDDDFSSSSSSRQHFQSHGATVQPPTSSTPTPTAPTPPLSTSSTAAGAAHALFEAADLSFPPDLSLDFSSPASSAAVGGGGGGRWASQLLLECARAVAARDSQRVQQLMWMLNELASPYGDVEQKLASYFLQGLFARLTASGPRTLRTLAAASDRNTSFDSTRRTALRFQELSPWSSFGHVAANGAILESFLEAAAASSETQRFQILDLSNTFCTQWPTLLEALATRSADDTPHLSITTVVSAAPSTPTAAVERVMREIGQRMEKFARLMGVPFSFRAVHHAGDLAELDLDALDLRDGGSTTALAVNCVNSLRGVVPGGAHRRDAFAASLRRLDPRVVTVVEEEADLVASNLDASEEGGDTEAAFLKVFGEGLRFFSAYMDSLEESFPKTSNERLALERRAGRAIVDLVSCPASESIERRETAASWARRMQSAGFSPVAFSEDVADDVRSLLRRYREGWSMRETGLDDSTAGAGVFLAWKEQPLVWASAWRP